One genomic region from Flagellimonas oceani encodes:
- a CDS encoding TonB-dependent receptor, with protein MKKIQLFGLLFLLVFTSVFSQVTTSNIRGTVSDDQGEPLLGANVVAVHTPTGTRYGAITNEEGRFNLLNLRVGGPYEVSISYVGFKTETQTDVFLSLGKTFNLNVNLASDSQQLEEVIVVSDRGGTFGSDRTGAETSVGRRELTRLPTISRSTNDFTRLEPTASAGSFGGRNDQFNNFSLDGAIFNNPFGLDAAQPGGQTDANPISIDAIEQIQVSIAPYDVTQSGFTGASVNAVTKSGTNEFYGTVYGFYRNEDLTGGKVKGDDVFKADLSQSQYGISIGGPIVKNKLFFFANFEKDDRTDLGSGGFVPNRGTGGINESRVLASDFELVSNILSQVSIGDGQFYDPGSYEGFNFDQESTKGIFKLDWNINQNNRLAIIYNFLNASKEKPAHPTALGFRGPNLTTLQFENAGYEINNKIRSVQLELNSTLSDQAINKLQVGYTHFDDFRNPKSTPAPTITLLDENGSSNYIIAGHEPFSINNRLDQKVFQLTNNLNFFEGDHTFTIGFSFERFEFDNSFNLGAYGDQGVFFPTGSIADFRDPANEADLVAFYQDAFNAAIAANNSLEANGEGNLGGWALAETNVGQLAFYLQDEWNATENFKLTYGVRFDRPLYFDSSRKAQDVIDVAPAYVPDIPYINPNNGETVFFDSTKMPTDQWLISPRLGFNWDVNGDNTLQLRGGTGVFTGRFPFVWLGNQIANPNVFFYQVVDPDFKWPQVWRTSLGADYRFDNGLILTADLSYSKDVNGPHVQNWGLTEPSETLQGVDSRPVYADSDLINNAYVFSNSDKGRIWNAVLKAQKTFDNGLYASLAYSYLNSKDVNSIEAEITGDAFVANAISGNANDDVLSYSRYGDTHRFVGVISKAFKTGTTISAFYEYAQGGRYNYIYGGDINNDGSAINDLLYIPTASEIGQMNFASADQAQAFEQFIQQDDYLSDNRGEYAERYGALAPWRGRWDMKILQDIKIADKNTIQLSVDVLNIGNLISSDWGVVEIPQNQQVLGVTVDENNVPTYTFDTNFTETFSSDTSLLSRWQAQFGVRYIFN; from the coding sequence ATGAAGAAAATTCAACTCTTTGGACTCCTTTTTTTATTGGTATTCACTTCTGTTTTTTCGCAGGTTACCACTTCTAACATTCGAGGAACAGTTTCGGATGATCAAGGAGAGCCTTTATTGGGTGCAAATGTGGTTGCCGTGCACACACCAACAGGTACTCGTTATGGTGCCATAACCAATGAGGAAGGACGTTTTAACCTTCTTAACTTAAGGGTGGGAGGGCCCTATGAGGTTTCAATTTCTTATGTTGGTTTTAAAACAGAGACTCAGACCGATGTTTTTTTATCGCTAGGTAAAACATTCAACCTCAATGTCAACTTGGCTTCCGATAGCCAACAATTGGAAGAAGTGATAGTTGTATCGGATAGGGGCGGCACCTTTGGCAGTGATCGTACAGGTGCAGAAACCAGTGTAGGTCGAAGGGAGTTGACCCGTTTGCCGACAATTTCAAGGTCGACAAACGATTTTACTCGATTGGAGCCCACTGCCAGTGCAGGTTCTTTTGGAGGAAGGAACGATCAATTCAATAACTTTTCCTTGGATGGAGCCATATTTAATAATCCTTTTGGACTGGATGCCGCTCAACCGGGAGGGCAAACAGATGCCAATCCGATTTCCATTGATGCCATAGAGCAAATCCAAGTGAGCATTGCTCCGTACGATGTTACCCAATCCGGATTTACAGGGGCCTCCGTAAATGCGGTTACCAAAAGTGGTACAAATGAGTTCTATGGTACAGTTTATGGTTTCTACCGCAACGAAGATCTTACTGGAGGTAAAGTAAAGGGTGATGATGTGTTCAAGGCAGACCTAAGTCAGTCTCAATACGGAATCAGTATTGGCGGTCCTATTGTAAAAAACAAGTTATTCTTCTTTGCCAATTTTGAAAAAGACGATAGAACCGATTTGGGAAGCGGAGGTTTTGTGCCAAATAGAGGAACAGGTGGAATCAATGAGTCTCGTGTATTGGCCTCGGATTTTGAATTGGTTTCCAATATTTTAAGCCAAGTTTCCATTGGGGATGGACAATTTTACGATCCTGGAAGTTATGAAGGCTTTAATTTTGATCAAGAATCTACCAAAGGAATATTTAAATTGGACTGGAACATAAACCAAAACAATAGGTTGGCCATTATCTACAACTTCCTGAACGCCTCTAAAGAAAAACCTGCACACCCGACCGCACTGGGGTTTAGGGGGCCTAATCTAACCACGTTACAGTTTGAAAATGCTGGTTACGAAATCAATAATAAAATTCGATCGGTTCAATTGGAGTTAAATTCTACATTATCTGATCAAGCAATCAATAAATTACAGGTAGGGTACACTCATTTTGATGATTTCCGAAATCCAAAATCCACGCCTGCACCCACCATCACCTTGTTGGATGAGAATGGAAGTTCCAACTATATCATTGCAGGACATGAACCGTTCTCCATTAACAACCGTTTGGATCAAAAGGTGTTTCAGCTTACCAATAATCTAAACTTTTTTGAAGGAGATCATACCTTTACGATCGGTTTTTCCTTTGAAAGGTTCGAGTTCGACAACTCCTTTAATTTAGGTGCTTATGGTGACCAAGGTGTATTCTTCCCAACGGGTTCCATAGCGGATTTTAGAGATCCGGCCAACGAAGCCGACCTCGTAGCTTTCTATCAAGATGCTTTCAATGCGGCCATTGCTGCGAACAATTCTTTGGAGGCCAATGGTGAAGGAAATCTGGGAGGATGGGCCTTGGCCGAAACCAATGTGGGGCAATTGGCTTTTTACTTGCAAGATGAATGGAATGCCACTGAGAACTTTAAATTGACTTATGGAGTGCGCTTTGATCGTCCTCTTTATTTCGATTCTTCTAGAAAAGCACAGGATGTAATAGATGTTGCCCCGGCCTATGTTCCCGATATTCCTTATATAAACCCAAATAATGGTGAGACCGTATTTTTTGATTCCACCAAAATGCCCACCGATCAGTGGTTGATATCACCACGGTTAGGATTTAATTGGGATGTAAATGGAGACAACACGCTTCAGTTAAGAGGAGGAACCGGTGTGTTTACAGGGCGTTTCCCATTTGTTTGGTTGGGTAATCAAATAGCCAATCCAAATGTATTCTTTTATCAAGTAGTAGATCCGGATTTTAAATGGCCGCAAGTATGGAGAACTAGCTTGGGCGCGGATTATAGATTCGACAATGGGTTGATCCTTACGGCAGACCTTTCATATTCCAAAGATGTAAACGGGCCGCACGTACAAAACTGGGGCTTGACCGAACCATCTGAGACATTGCAAGGAGTGGATTCACGGCCCGTTTATGCCGATAGTGATTTGATCAATAATGCTTATGTGTTCTCAAATTCCGATAAAGGTAGAATTTGGAATGCAGTGCTTAAGGCGCAAAAAACTTTTGACAATGGCCTGTACGCCAGTTTGGCCTATAGTTATTTAAATTCAAAGGATGTTAATTCCATCGAAGCGGAAATAACCGGCGATGCTTTTGTGGCCAATGCCATTTCTGGTAATGCCAATGATGATGTATTATCCTACTCCAGATATGGGGACACCCATAGGTTTGTCGGAGTTATTTCAAAAGCCTTTAAAACAGGTACCACCATTTCTGCCTTTTATGAATATGCACAAGGAGGGAGGTATAACTATATCTATGGTGGGGATATCAACAACGACGGGTCGGCCATAAACGACCTTTTATATATACCCACTGCATCGGAAATTGGCCAAATGAATTTTGCCAGTGCTGATCAGGCCCAAGCCTTTGAACAATTTATTCAACAAGATGATTATTTAAGCGATAATCGAGGGGAATATGCCGAAAGATATGGGGCGTTGGCCCCTTGGAGAGGTAGATGGGACATGAAAATCCTCCAAGATATCAAGATTGCCGATAAGAACACCATTCAATTAAGTGTTGATGTTCTTAACATAGGAAACTTGATCAGTTCTGACTGGGGAGTCGTTGAAATTCCTCAGAATCAACAAGTTTTGGGGGTTACTGTAGATGAAAATAATGTGCCAACATATACCTTTGATACAAATTTTACAGAGACGTTTAGTTCGGACACAAGTTTGTTGTCTAGATGGCAGGCCCAATTCGGAGTTCGCTATATCTTTAACTAG